ATTTCCAGCTTCCCTGGCATATGTTTCTCCCACGTGGGATGAAAGTTTCTTGCTCATGAGTTCTGGATCCAACAGATCACTGCCCTATCAGGATGAACTCACCAATCTTCATGGAGATGAAGGCATGCgtgtttctttttattctttcatatttttggTTCAATTGTTCTGTTTGAGATGAAGATGTACTAAATGGAACTTTCCACCACTTGTTTATGTTATATGACGTCACTGATTCAGCTGACATTGGCTCAAAGGGGGTGACAATGATTGGCAATAGCTGCGTTAGTGATGTTGGGAACTCTACTAGAAAGTTGTCTGCTACTGAGATACCAAAACAAGGGAAACAGACTCAGGTGCTTCATGGTAATGATCTTACATGTATTTGTTCATCATAATATGCTTGCATAGTGAAATTAATAGCTGGTGGTGATTCTCATTTTGGCCAAATTTCGCAGGTTTACCAGATTTTGCTGAAGTTTATAGCTTCATTGGAAGTATTTTTGATCCAGACACAGAAGGCCATGTCCAGAAGCTGAAGGAAATGGATCCTATAAATTTTGAAACTGTGAGTAGAATGAAACTTTTTGTAAGGCTTTGTTGTCACATATAAGGCTTGTTTCCTGCATAATCGGTAATCTTCGTTAACATTATAAGGCATGTAAAaagttttgttaaaataatgagTTACCTGTCCTTGAGCTTTTTATTATCTCTTTTAGTTGCGATGTAGCAGAACATTGTTCTTTTTCTGTGTGACTAAGAATTGGTTTACATATTTGGTGCTCTGCAGGTTTTGTTGCTGATGAAAAATCTCACTCTCAACTTGTCTAGTCCTGACTTTGTGCccgttgtaagtttcaaattcaaataagtcTCAGTCATGTATATCTATCTGCGCTATTTGTGCCCATTTAATGAATCATGTTTGTTTAATAGCCTGTGTCAaagtatatttttcataaatttggaaagaaatatatttaatccaaaGTAATATAAGGAGATCAaatttctttattgttttgacGATTATAGAATGCTAGAGTATTCAAGttcattttcattgttttgtACAGAGGAAAGCCATGTCATCATACGATGCCAACACGGAATTACGGCAGGAATTGATGTCAAGAAATAGACAAAGGATCTATAATGTCAAACAGCTCAACAAACATTAATTGAACAAGTGCGTGTTTTTTCCCCCTGATGTTATGTAGCTTTCCTACTACAGTGATCAAATTTGAATGGAAGACTAGAGTTTTGCTCAACCAGCACACTCATTGCGAAGCTTGTAAATGCAACAAAAACCATCATCGGCCTTTGTAACCACAGCCATGGAGAGTGAGTGTTAGAAATGCTACCAAAACCAAAAAGATATGAAGGTGCACAGTGTTGCAGTGATTATATTTCCattgtttaattatattcaaCGATTCAAAATAGAGACATAACTATTTAACATGATTATGCAGTAGAAGGTATATCACTAAGCTTTTCTAGTTAAATAAACAGTTTACTGCATGACAATGCATGTGGGGGGAGAGAGTTGAAGAAAAATGACTTTGTAGTCATTTTGTCTATTTTCGTATCAGTATAAATTTGCATAAAGGTACTTTGACTAATTTCTTCTGTAATAAGTTGTCACCATAAAGTGGTGTTTGTTGGGGGCAATGTACGACAAAGGGATACAAAAGATTCATATGGTTTGAATCTATTCATCTGTgtagaaatgtaaaaatatttttcatgaatgcTAATCGCACATTAAATTTGATTGACAGGGTTGgaagttatatattaattaacaataatattattcaaataaaattcaaattacaagttttataaaattaaattagatttaaaatctaattcTTAATAGCGAAAAGCTCTCATAATACAATCATGTTGATTATATTTaggataattatattttaaaccattttttttacattattttttatcagaaatacaaaaattaacttttgttaaaattattttatcttataaaaattgtcaaatgctattaaataatctttttaattgtgtttaataTCTACATGTTTTTTGAATTATGGTGAACACTTTAAAGTATATAGGGTAGTAATTTATTCATTGCATGGAATGTAGTATTGATATATATACATGTCTTTATATAAGGGAAAACACTAATTTGTTCAACAATCCTTGATATTTAATCCTAATCAATTAAGCTTCCCCACATAATGAATTATAccaaactttttttctctctttgaaTATATGTTGTgagtatt
This sequence is a window from Vigna angularis cultivar LongXiaoDou No.4 chromosome 2, ASM1680809v1, whole genome shotgun sequence. Protein-coding genes within it:
- the LOC108328683 gene encoding protein REVEILLE 8, whose amino-acid sequence is MAMAPSTPSSGSGKKVRKPYTITKSRESWSEEEHDKFLEALQLFDRDWKKIEDFVGSKTVIQIRSHAQKYFLKVQKNGTVAHVPPPRPKRKAAHPYPQKESKNVLVPFPASLAYVSPTWDESFLLMSSGSNRSLPYQDELTNLHGDEADIGSKGVTMIGNSCVSDVGNSTRKLSATEIPKQGKQTQVLHGLPDFAEVYSFIGSIFDPDTEGHVQKLKEMDPINFETVLLLMKNLTLNLSSPDFVPVRKAMSSYDANTELRQELMSRNRQRIYNVKQLNKH